A window of Onychostoma macrolepis isolate SWU-2019 chromosome 01, ASM1243209v1, whole genome shotgun sequence contains these coding sequences:
- the LOC131537044 gene encoding complement C3-like, with amino-acid sequence MRLYDLSGIVDDPESVLDDKGPLVRTWFDGLLSEYRSALPFLDLTWSTGSLQNSLDSLATWERDSDVKARVKIAAASFKVNTENRQKHARCKKFYHPERTDGALYKLCKGDLCLCAEENCSFQKKNRVRDEERLNRACESGVDYVYKVTVDSDIYDMKVEQVLRKGTDEEVEGKVRPFLARPSCREYLGLVNGKSYLIMGKSVDLPMLGGSQQYIFGQQTWVEYWPTREESQTLEHRKRYIGIIELMNSLFRHGCAV; translated from the exons ATGCGTCTCTACGACCTGTC TGGAATAGTGGATGATCCTGAAAGTGTGCTTGATGACAAAGGACCACTAGTTCGAACATGGTTTGATGGCCTTTTATCAGAGTACAGATCAGCTTTGCCGTTCTTAGACCTAACATGGTCCACTGGAAGCTTGCAAAACAGCTTGGACAGCTTAGCTACTTGGGAAAGAGACTCTGATGTTAAAGCCAGAGTAAAGATTGCAGCAGCGTCCTTTAAGGTCAACACAGAGAACCGACAGAAAC atgcacGCTGTAAAAAGTTCTACCACCCTGAAAGGACAGATGGTGCTCTATACAAACTGTGTAAAGGAGATTTGTGCCTGTGTGCAGAAG AAAACTGCAGTTTCCAGAAGAAGAATCGGGTCAGAGATGAGGAGCGTTTGAATAGAGCCTGTGAATCCGGCGTGGATTATG TTTATAAAGTCACAGTGGACTCTGACATCTACGACATGAAGGTGGAGCAGGTGCTGAGAAAAG GCACTGATGAGGAAGTTGAGGGGAAAGTGAGACCATTTTTGGCTCGTCCCAGTTGCAGAGAATATTTAGGATTGGTAAATGGCAAGTCGTACCTCATCATGGGCAAATCTGTTGACCTGCCGATGCTCGGGGGAAG tCAGCAGTATATTTTTGGACAGCAGACCTGGGTTGAATACTGGCCTACAAGAGAGGAAAGCCAAACTCTAGAACACAGGAAGCGATACATCGGCATCATTGAGCTCATGAACAGCCTTTTCCGACATGGATGTGCTGTATaa
- the LOC131536118 gene encoding adhesion G protein-coupled receptor E1-like: MKIKTPNCQLTMASFQTGFIRAPISVMLYVLACVTVTQETTTFANLSDPCYNYAVLDQPWRDISNIPFSVYKCDVSVAWSGWYRLFVNGLSAHIPDTCVEYGHCGTYASLWIPHGHPTVEDGVVTREACSQWGDFCCYIRSFPIKVKACPDNYYVYELVSPTVCNAAYCADVSSINTSSTAITPATISTVYPSVDSCNNYTVLDEPWRANSSHQSNSYKCDRCITWSGWYRLFINGVSTQIPDMCVEIYSCGAQMPLWIRGGHPTVEDGVVTRDVCSHWNNYCCYYGSYPIKVKACPGNYYVYELVRPTIYPAAYCAVAPETSSAGINITLQEGCTSQTGGCLQNILEQIENFTAQVLPLDTVENILNMVFNASEKIVESSAAANSTELASYGNRMLKANEKLISTLVKPTDTSGNVSFILAAVEGQVIMVGPQFTLEKIPRLDTSNSSVDIDLIGIARNNIERSAAVAFMSYNTMENLLKPDFFNTSNNMTKTMMSTVISATLPKTTNTKLTKPVNFTFRHIRELDPNGSLSCVYWNISEWIVDGCSVLKTNSSYTVCSCVHLSTFALIMQTSRPPESDSLLELLNSVCVIVGLVFFSLALMTFALCQWRPGVNNVARINICISLLLAHLLFLLTQRFLSLIRPQQVLCAVISGLLHFLFLSGFVWMFIEAVLLFICVKNLSQISSKKREVLSSGFLCVIGYVVALVVVCVSVGLVPEGYGSEHCWIKMDKGFIWSFLGPVCVILVLNTILFIKIFSRLSSTLTNLNAEVSMMKQAKIMVFKTLAQFVVLGCSWILGFFTNGSKVLEILFLILNSQQGTFIFLIYCVLNNEVRQQYRKFFRCLCCVKQH, encoded by the exons ATGAAGATAAAAACACCCAATTGTCAACTGACAATGGCTTCCTTTCAGACAG GTTTTATAAGAGCACCGATCTCTGTTATGCTGT ATGTCTTGGCCTGTGTAACTGTCACGCAAGAGACAACCACATTTG CTAATCTGTCTGACCCCTGCTACAACTACGCTGTGCTGGACCAACCATGGAGAGACATCAGTAATATACCCTTTTCAGTCTATAAGTGTGACGTCTCAGTCGCCTGGAGCGGCTGGTATCGTCTCTTCGTTAATGGTCTGAGTGCTCACATCCCAGACACGTGTGTTGAATATGGTCACTGTGGCACTTATGCCTCACTGTGGATACCTCATGGACACCCAACAGTTGAGGATGGAGTCGTCACTCGAGAGGCCTGCTCTCAGTGGGGTGATTTCTGCTGCTATATCAGGTCTTTTCCCATCAAAGTCAAAGCCTGTCCAGACAATTATTATGTGTATGAGCTGGTTAGTCCAACTGTCTGCAATGCAGCCTACTGTGCAG ATGTTAGCAGCATTAACACCAGCTCTACAGCCATCACACCAGCGACCATCTCAACTG TTTATCCCTCTGTTGACTCCTGCAACAACTACACTGTGTTGGACGAACCATGGAGAGCCAACAGCAGTCACCAATCAAACTCCTACAAGTGTGACCGGTGTATCACCTGGAGCGGCTGGTATCGTCTCTTCATTAACGGTGTGAGCACTCAGATCCCAGACATGTGTGTTGAAATCTATAGCTGTGGTGCCCAAATGCCACTGTGGATTCGTGGTGGACACCCAACAGTTGAGGATGGAGTCGTCACTCGAGATGTCTGCAGTCACTGGAACAATTACTGCTGCTATTACGGGTCTTACCCCATTAAAGTCAAAGCCTGTCCAGGCAATTATTATGTCTATGAGTTGGTTAGACCAACTATCTACCCAGCAGCATACTGTGCAG TCGCACCAGAGACGAGCTCAGCTG GTATAAATATAACACTGCAGGAAGGATGCACT AGTCAGACTGGAGGATGTTTGCAAAATATTCTTGAACAGATAGAGAACTTCACAGCTCAAGTGCTTCCTTTGGAT ACTGtggaaaacattttgaatatggtATTCAACGCTTCAGAGAAAATTGTAGAGTCATCAGCAGCAGCAAACTCAACTGAACTAGCCTCCTATGGAAACCGCATGTTAAAAGCCAACGAGAAACTCATTTCTACATTAGTGAAGCCGACAGACACAAGTGGCAATGTCAGTTTTATTCTTGCTGCTGTAG AGGGTCAAGTCATCATGGTTGGACCACAGTTCACCTTAGAGAAAATCCCTCGACTTGACACATCAAATTCTTCTGTGGACATTGATCTCATTGGGATTGCCAGGAACAACATTGAAA GATCAGCTGCTGTGGCTTTCATGAGCTACAACACGATGGAGAATCTACTGAAGCCAGACTTCTTCAACACATCAAACAACATGACTAAAACCATGATGTCCACTGTGATCTCAGCTACTCTTCCCAAAACTACCAACACTAAACTCACCAAACCAGTCAACTTCACCTTCAGACACATCAGA GAGTTAGATCCCAATGGTTCTCTGTCCTGTGTGTACTGGAATATCAGCGAGTGGATTGTAGATGGTTGTTCTGTTTTAAAGACCAACAGCAGTTACACTGTGTGTTCCTGTGTTCATCTGTCCACATTCGCTCTCATCATGCAAACCAGCCGCCCACCAGAG AGCGACTCACTGCTGGAGCTGTTGAATTCGGTGTGTGTGATCGTGGGGCTGGTGTTCTTCAGTTTGGCCCTGATGACCTTTGCCCTTTGTCAGTGGAGGCCTGGAGTGAATAATGTGGCTCGAATCAACATCTGCATCAGTCTTCTGCTGGCTCACCTTCTGTTCCTGCTCACACAGCGGTTCCTGAGCCTCATACGGCCTCAGCAG GTGTTGTGTGCCGTAATCTCAGGCCTTCTgcacttcctctttctctccgGCTTTGTGTGGATGTTCATTGAAGCTGTGCTGCTCTTCATCTGTGTGAAGAACCTATCACAGATCAGCTCCAAAAAAAGGGAGGTGCTTAGCAGTGGATTCCTGTGTGTGATTGGATATGTGGTTGCTCTGGttgtggtgtgtgtgtctgtcggTCTGGTTCCTGAAGGCTACGGCAGTGAACA CTGCTGGATTAAAATGGATAAAGGCTTCATCTGGAGTTTTCTGGGTCCTGTTTGCGTCATACTAGTG TTAAACACGATTCTCTTCATCAAGATCTTCAGCCGTCTGAGCTCAACTCTCACAAATCTCAATGCTGAAGTTTCAATGATGAAACAAGCCAA GATAATGGTGTTTAAAACACTGGCTCAGTTTGTGGTTCTTGGTTGCTCCTGGATTCTGGGTTTTTTCACTAATGGCAGTAAGGTGCTGGAGATCCTGTTCCTGATCTTGAACTCCCAGCAGGGAACCTTCATCTTCTTGATCTATTGTGTCCTCAATAATGAG